In Spirosoma aureum, a single genomic region encodes these proteins:
- a CDS encoding T9SS type A sorting domain-containing protein, whose translation MKTFIKPLLLTLSLGILTSLTSFSEAKPIGRPTGAVAYKAGVYTTVNGKLNIALDKETGGTVDIRLKNAQGAVLYSQHLNKNESQYRTRLNLSDLPDGVYQVEITNGVETTTHNITLSTQQPSTPSRVVALN comes from the coding sequence ATGAAAACGTTCATCAAACCTCTGCTCCTTACTCTTTCACTGGGTATTCTTACATCATTGACTTCTTTTTCTGAAGCTAAACCAATCGGTCGCCCAACTGGTGCTGTAGCTTACAAAGCGGGTGTTTACACAACCGTTAACGGCAAACTGAACATTGCTCTCGACAAAGAAACCGGCGGCACTGTCGACATTCGCCTGAAAAATGCTCAGGGTGCAGTTTTGTACAGTCAGCACCTGAATAAGAACGAAAGCCAGTACCGCACTCGCCTGAATCTGAGCGACCTTCCAGATGGCGTGTATCAGGTAGAAATCACGAACGGTGTTGAAACCACAACGCACAACATTACCCTCTCGACTCAACAGCCTAGCACACCAAGCCGAGTAGTTGCCTTAAACTAA
- a CDS encoding class I SAM-dependent methyltransferase, translating to MYRLWLFSLLSLLACRPGSSQQQTSAQTADSTRYYQYQQATRDGIGKRYMGREIAQVMGHLGASWLERPEREREERTDLLLKALNLKPTDVVADIGAGTGFFTFLMAPELPKGRVLAVDIQPEMIQYLKEGKTKRNVSNVQPVLGTESDPKLPANAVDLVIMIDAYHEFSYPREMMDHIASSLKPHGRVVLVEYRAEDPNVPIKALHKLSVAQATKEMKAVGLRLLKNDSRLPQQHIMFFGK from the coding sequence ATGTATCGTCTCTGGCTATTCTCCTTACTCTCCTTATTGGCTTGCAGACCTGGCTCTTCACAGCAGCAAACATCAGCTCAAACTGCCGATAGCACCCGCTATTACCAATACCAGCAAGCTACTCGCGATGGGATTGGCAAACGATATATGGGCCGGGAGATTGCGCAGGTTATGGGACATTTGGGTGCATCATGGCTCGAGCGGCCCGAGCGGGAACGGGAAGAACGCACCGATTTATTACTCAAGGCGCTCAATCTCAAACCAACTGATGTTGTTGCCGATATTGGGGCCGGAACGGGGTTCTTCACCTTTCTGATGGCTCCCGAATTACCGAAAGGCCGTGTGCTGGCGGTTGACATTCAACCCGAAATGATTCAATACCTGAAAGAAGGTAAAACGAAGCGAAACGTCAGTAACGTTCAGCCGGTGCTTGGTACGGAGTCAGACCCAAAATTACCCGCGAATGCCGTCGATCTGGTCATCATGATCGATGCGTACCACGAATTTTCGTACCCACGGGAGATGATGGACCACATTGCATCATCCTTAAAACCGCATGGGCGCGTTGTGCTGGTTGAATATCGCGCCGAAGATCCGAATGTGCCCATAAAAGCGCTCCACAAACTAAGTGTAGCCCAGGCCACCAAAGAAATGAAAGCAGTTGGTCTACGATTGCTAAAAAACGACAGCCGCCTACCCCAGCAACACATCATGTTTTTCGGGAAATGA
- a CDS encoding FAD-binding oxidoreductase: METVAIPQLKGKLIDPQHPEYQVARQVYNGMIDKQPALIAQCDTVEDVVAMVNYARETSMLLAIKGGGHNGAGLGVCDNGLVIDLSGMKRIEVNAEKQTVWAEGGCLLKDLDAATHPYGLAVPTGINGTTGLAGLTLGGGLGYLTRHCGLTIDNLLEATVVLADGRVVKASGSENEDLFWAIRGGGGNFGVITSFLFHAHPISTVVAGPILYELEDAKEIMQWYRSYIKDAPDEINGWFAFLTVPPGPPFPEHLHLKKMCGILWCYSGPTEDADKLLGPIRQMKTPALDLVGPMPVPVLQGLFDPLYPPGMQWYWKADYVNELSDEVIDIHCQHAAQLPTMLSTMHLYPINGAAARVRNQDTAWNYRDATWAMVIVGVDPDPANASLITSWAKNYWQDLHPYGAGGAYINFMMEEGEDRVKATYGDNYDRLVAVKAKYDPTNLFRVNQNIKPV; this comes from the coding sequence ATGGAAACAGTAGCTATTCCTCAATTGAAGGGGAAACTCATTGATCCGCAGCACCCGGAATACCAGGTGGCGCGTCAGGTTTATAATGGGATGATTGATAAGCAGCCAGCCTTAATTGCTCAATGTGATACGGTTGAGGATGTGGTGGCGATGGTTAACTATGCCAGAGAAACCAGCATGTTGCTGGCGATCAAAGGAGGGGGACACAATGGAGCGGGCTTAGGCGTCTGTGATAATGGCCTGGTCATTGATTTATCCGGTATGAAACGAATTGAGGTTAATGCCGAAAAGCAGACCGTTTGGGCCGAAGGTGGCTGTTTGTTGAAAGATTTGGATGCCGCAACACATCCATATGGCTTGGCAGTGCCAACGGGTATTAACGGAACAACGGGCCTCGCTGGACTTACGCTCGGTGGTGGTCTTGGTTATCTGACCCGGCATTGCGGATTGACTATCGATAATCTGCTGGAAGCTACTGTCGTGTTGGCCGACGGCCGGGTCGTAAAGGCATCTGGCAGCGAAAATGAGGATTTATTCTGGGCTATTCGGGGCGGTGGCGGCAATTTTGGAGTTATTACATCTTTTCTGTTTCATGCCCATCCGATCAGTACGGTCGTGGCCGGACCAATACTTTACGAACTGGAAGATGCTAAAGAGATCATGCAGTGGTATCGTTCCTACATTAAAGATGCTCCTGATGAGATTAATGGCTGGTTTGCCTTCCTGACCGTACCCCCTGGCCCGCCATTTCCAGAACACCTTCATCTGAAAAAAATGTGTGGTATTCTGTGGTGTTATAGTGGCCCAACAGAAGACGCTGATAAACTACTGGGCCCAATCCGTCAGATGAAAACCCCGGCGCTCGATCTGGTCGGACCAATGCCGGTACCCGTATTACAGGGCCTGTTCGATCCGCTCTATCCACCGGGAATGCAATGGTACTGGAAGGCTGATTATGTGAATGAGTTGAGCGACGAGGTAATCGATATTCATTGTCAACATGCCGCTCAACTCCCAACCATGCTCTCGACCATGCATTTATATCCCATCAATGGGGCGGCTGCACGGGTCCGCAATCAGGACACTGCCTGGAATTATCGGGATGCAACCTGGGCGATGGTTATCGTTGGTGTTGATCCTGACCCGGCTAACGCTTCACTAATCACCAGCTGGGCCAAAAATTACTGGCAGGATTTACACCCATACGGAGCCGGAGGTGCTTACATCAATTTTATGATGGAAGAAGGTGAAGATCGTGTAAAGGCCACCTATGGCGATAACTACGATCGATTGGTGGCAGTAAAGGCTAAATACGACCCTACTAATCTGTTTCGGGTGAATCAAAATATTAAGCCCGTATAA
- the nspC gene encoding carboxynorspermidine decarboxylase, which translates to MNTILHQRFNTIPSPCFILEEAKLRRNLQLIDSVQKAAGVTIILALKGFSMYSAFPLVREYLSGATASSLNEIKLVNDYMGVQAHTYIPAYRDDEFDEVVERSSHLTFNSWNQWERFKDRAIGRVSCGIRVNPQYSEVATDMYNPCVPGSRLGATRDQLPDQLPEGLEGIHFHTLCENDSFTLERTLDALESRFGDLLHQAKWVNFGGGHLMTREGYDTNHLIGLLTAFRQKYNVDVLLEPGSAIAWQTGVLVSTVLDIIDSQGIQVAILDTSFAAHMPDTLEMPYKPRIIDSYHEPVAGKPTYRLGGMTCLAGDFMGDYSFDKPLEIGDNLVFDDMIHYTMVKTTTFNGVGLPSIGIWKENDQFQLVRSYGYDSFKDRLS; encoded by the coding sequence ATGAATACGATCCTGCATCAGCGCTTTAACACAATACCATCCCCCTGCTTCATCCTCGAAGAAGCAAAACTCCGCCGAAATCTGCAACTCATCGACTCTGTTCAGAAGGCCGCCGGTGTAACGATCATTCTTGCTCTGAAAGGCTTTTCCATGTACAGCGCGTTTCCGTTGGTACGCGAATACCTGAGTGGAGCCACGGCCAGTTCGCTCAATGAGATCAAGCTGGTGAACGATTACATGGGCGTACAGGCGCATACCTACATACCCGCTTATCGCGACGACGAATTCGATGAGGTTGTTGAACGAAGCAGCCATCTGACATTCAACTCGTGGAACCAATGGGAACGCTTCAAAGACCGGGCAATTGGCCGTGTTTCGTGCGGAATACGCGTTAATCCGCAATATTCGGAGGTGGCAACCGATATGTATAATCCGTGCGTACCGGGTTCCCGACTGGGTGCAACGCGCGACCAGCTCCCCGATCAATTACCCGAAGGACTGGAAGGTATTCATTTTCATACCCTTTGCGAAAATGACTCGTTTACCCTCGAACGCACCCTCGATGCACTTGAAAGCCGATTCGGCGATTTGCTTCATCAGGCAAAGTGGGTCAACTTCGGAGGTGGCCATCTTATGACTCGCGAAGGCTACGATACTAACCACCTGATTGGACTACTAACTGCTTTCCGGCAGAAATATAATGTTGACGTCCTGTTAGAGCCAGGCTCGGCCATCGCCTGGCAAACAGGAGTTCTGGTGTCAACTGTGCTCGATATCATCGATAGCCAGGGTATTCAGGTCGCTATTTTAGATACGTCGTTTGCGGCTCATATGCCTGATACGCTCGAAATGCCCTATAAGCCGCGTATTATTGATTCCTACCACGAGCCTGTTGCCGGTAAACCGACTTACAGACTGGGTGGAATGACCTGTCTGGCGGGTGATTTCATGGGTGATTACTCGTTTGACAAACCGCTGGAAATCGGCGATAATCTTGTCTTCGATGACATGATTCATTACACAATGGTGAAAACCACAACCTTTAACGGCGTGGGTTTACCAAGTATTGGCATCTGGAAAGAGAATGATCAGTTTCAGTTAGTACGCTCCTATGGTTACGATAGCTTTAAGGATCGGCTGAGTTGA
- a CDS encoding UDP-glucose dehydrogenase family protein, giving the protein MKLAVVGTGYVGLVTGTCFAETGNQVTCVDIDERKVEKLNNGIMPIYEPGLDVLFHRNVEQGRLSFTTDLEEGIKGAEVIFLALPTPPGEDGSADLKYILKVASDLGPILSQYAVIVDKSTVPVGTAEKVHAHIADNAKVDFDVVSNPEFLREGVAVEDFMKPDRVVIGTKSDRAKGVMNRLYAPLVRQGNPIIFMDERSAEMTKYAANAFLATKITFMNEIANLCERAGANVDDIRRGIGTDSRIGKRFLFAGIGYGGSCFPKDVQALAKTAQDFDYDFRVLKSVMEVNYTQKTKLMPLILDYFGGDLTGKTIAVWGLAFKPYTDDIREAPALDNIKALIEAGAKVTVYDPEAMENVRNQIGNAVSYAHTQYAALDDADALVIITEWPLFRTPDFDKMNLLLKNKVIFDGRNVYELDQMRELNYTYISVGREAVLAPVEQKA; this is encoded by the coding sequence ATGAAACTGGCAGTTGTAGGAACTGGATATGTAGGCCTTGTCACGGGGACTTGTTTCGCTGAGACCGGTAACCAGGTAACATGCGTTGATATCGACGAACGCAAAGTAGAAAAGCTTAATAACGGCATTATGCCGATTTATGAGCCTGGCCTGGATGTACTCTTCCATCGGAATGTAGAGCAGGGACGTTTGTCGTTTACGACGGATCTGGAAGAAGGAATCAAAGGGGCTGAAGTAATCTTTCTGGCACTGCCAACTCCTCCTGGTGAAGATGGCTCTGCTGACCTGAAATATATTTTGAAGGTAGCCAGTGATCTGGGGCCTATTCTGAGTCAATACGCGGTTATTGTCGATAAGAGTACAGTTCCAGTCGGTACTGCCGAAAAAGTGCACGCTCACATTGCCGATAATGCGAAGGTAGATTTCGACGTAGTGTCTAACCCTGAGTTTTTGCGCGAAGGTGTAGCTGTTGAAGATTTCATGAAACCTGATCGGGTCGTGATCGGTACAAAGTCAGATCGGGCGAAAGGCGTTATGAACCGACTTTACGCACCACTGGTACGTCAGGGGAACCCCATTATTTTCATGGACGAGCGTTCGGCTGAAATGACCAAATATGCTGCCAACGCGTTTCTGGCTACGAAAATCACGTTCATGAACGAGATTGCCAATCTTTGTGAACGGGCTGGAGCTAACGTAGATGATATTCGTCGCGGCATTGGTACCGATAGCCGGATCGGAAAGCGGTTCCTGTTTGCCGGGATTGGATACGGCGGAAGCTGTTTCCCCAAAGATGTGCAGGCACTGGCGAAAACTGCTCAGGATTTCGACTATGATTTCAGAGTATTGAAATCAGTAATGGAAGTTAACTATACGCAGAAAACCAAACTGATGCCCCTTATTTTAGACTACTTCGGTGGTGATCTGACGGGAAAAACCATTGCTGTCTGGGGACTTGCCTTTAAGCCTTATACCGATGATATCCGCGAAGCACCAGCTTTGGATAACATCAAAGCTCTGATAGAGGCAGGTGCTAAAGTAACGGTATATGACCCCGAAGCGATGGAAAACGTGCGTAACCAGATTGGTAATGCCGTTTCGTATGCACATACACAATATGCCGCATTAGACGATGCCGACGCACTTGTGATCATTACTGAATGGCCACTGTTCCGCACACCAGACTTCGATAAGATGAATCTGCTGTTGAAGAACAAGGTTATCTTTGACGGTCGTAACGTCTATGAGCTCGATCAAATGCGCGAGTTGAACTATACATACATTAGCGTTGGCCGGGAAGCCGTTCTGGCCCCTGTCGAACAAAAAGCGTAG
- the pgeF gene encoding peptidoglycan editing factor PgeF: MSLYRIPAIFSDFNQLTAAESTRHGGVSPAPFSSLNLGINTSDEPGNVTENRRRFFRALGLEESESHFASSHQVHGTAIMYATKGGRFDGYDALITDIPDLFVGVTVADCVPILIYDKVNQAVAAIHAGWRGTAGEIVTKTLAAMQQQFGTAADQCYAYIGTCIDENSFEVGPEVAEQFAPAYKQKDSGTLKDCIDLKAANRQQLVDFGIPLAQIGVSPFSTVLNNDDYFSYRAEQGQTGRMLAVIGIHP, from the coding sequence ATGTCCCTTTATCGCATTCCTGCCATATTTTCTGACTTTAACCAGTTAACCGCAGCTGAAAGTACCCGACATGGAGGGGTCAGTCCTGCTCCGTTTTCATCGCTCAATCTGGGTATAAACACATCAGACGAACCGGGTAATGTGACTGAAAATCGCCGTCGTTTCTTCAGGGCTCTAGGTTTAGAGGAATCAGAAAGCCACTTTGCATCGTCGCATCAGGTTCACGGAACGGCTATAATGTACGCTACCAAAGGTGGCCGTTTTGATGGTTATGATGCGCTCATAACCGATATACCCGATTTATTTGTCGGCGTCACGGTTGCCGATTGTGTTCCAATCTTAATTTATGACAAAGTGAACCAGGCCGTGGCTGCCATTCATGCAGGCTGGCGCGGAACAGCAGGCGAAATCGTTACTAAAACACTTGCTGCGATGCAACAACAGTTTGGAACAGCAGCCGATCAATGCTATGCCTATATCGGGACCTGTATCGACGAAAACTCATTTGAGGTTGGTCCTGAAGTAGCCGAACAGTTTGCTCCGGCCTATAAGCAGAAAGATTCCGGTACGTTAAAAGATTGTATCGATCTCAAAGCTGCTAACAGGCAGCAACTCGTTGATTTCGGAATTCCATTGGCTCAAATTGGCGTATCGCCTTTTTCAACGGTGCTCAATAACGATGATTATTTTTCATATCGCGCCGAACAAGGGCAAACCGGACGAATGTTGGCCGTAATTGGTATTCATCCTTAA
- a CDS encoding sulfite exporter TauE/SafE family protein → MQELGFFCSVLIGFCLGLMGGGGSMLTIPVLVYLLGIDPVLSTAYSLFVVGTAAIIGTINYIHEQIHYRIALLFSIPSSGVVFLIRRYVIPTIPDPVFVHESFQLSKALAFLLFFALIMLVASFSMIKGERSQENSGAVLPQYRDSLTILTGLLAGSLTGLAGIGGGFLIIPALVILMRLPMKKAVGTSLLIIAVNSFTGFLSDTTIERFNWPFLLVFTSLAVLGILVGSYVSRFVSGRRTRMLFGWSVLGLSVYIIGKEALIPMVKTVQWLCHIH, encoded by the coding sequence ATGCAGGAACTTGGCTTCTTTTGTTCGGTGCTGATCGGTTTTTGCCTGGGCCTTATGGGAGGAGGGGGAAGTATGTTAACCATACCCGTGCTCGTGTATTTATTGGGCATTGATCCAGTACTTTCAACGGCTTATTCGCTGTTTGTAGTAGGCACAGCCGCGATCATAGGGACAATTAATTACATCCACGAACAAATTCACTACCGAATAGCCCTGCTGTTTTCGATTCCCTCATCTGGCGTCGTATTTCTGATCCGTCGATACGTTATACCGACTATTCCTGACCCAGTTTTTGTCCACGAATCATTTCAACTGAGTAAAGCACTCGCCTTTCTGCTTTTTTTTGCCTTGATCATGCTGGTCGCTTCTTTTTCGATGATCAAAGGAGAAAGAAGCCAGGAAAATAGCGGAGCAGTCTTACCCCAATATCGCGACTCATTAACGATCCTGACCGGTTTACTGGCAGGTAGTCTGACTGGACTGGCAGGTATTGGCGGTGGCTTTTTGATTATACCAGCTTTAGTAATACTGATGCGATTGCCAATGAAAAAAGCAGTTGGTACGTCATTGTTAATTATTGCTGTCAATTCATTTACCGGTTTTCTGAGCGACACGACAATTGAGCGGTTTAACTGGCCATTTCTGTTGGTTTTTACCAGCTTAGCTGTACTGGGCATTCTGGTAGGTTCGTATGTATCGAGATTTGTTTCGGGTCGCAGAACCCGAATGCTTTTTGGATGGTCTGTACTGGGCTTAAGCGTTTATATTATTGGCAAAGAAGCACTAATTCCTATGGTTAAAACGGTACAGTGGCTATGCCACATCCACTAA
- a CDS encoding helix-turn-helix domain-containing protein, translating into MAFRLKAKLLFCIAMINVYEFLRYQPELYKQFNCKDLMFVYYYCPQTIRKVDVFTHYNILSFVIEGRKLIHRPDTTYLLEEGHCYFFKTGAYNQELYLDEGWRSMNLYIPDSYLQQLVENYPQIYDQKSEPESIFSQINELKLNEVISQLAQRMLAYFTDEQAPIEAILEQCFRELFLAILAEPDNQSLVGYLGKLAKRTSPSLYMIMETNFMYNLSLPEFAQLAHQSLPSFKREFKRMFNIPPAKWLLQKRLAHAGILLRTTEKSISDIVQESGFESGSHFCRVFKNQFGESPLQYRKQLSFR; encoded by the coding sequence GTGGCTTTTCGACTAAAGGCCAAGCTCTTATTCTGCATTGCCATGATAAATGTGTATGAATTTTTGCGCTACCAGCCAGAGCTTTACAAACAGTTCAATTGTAAAGATTTGATGTTTGTATACTACTACTGTCCGCAGACCATACGGAAGGTAGATGTGTTTACGCATTACAATATTCTCTCCTTTGTTATAGAGGGCAGAAAGTTGATTCATCGACCTGATACTACCTACTTATTGGAGGAAGGGCATTGCTATTTTTTCAAAACAGGAGCCTACAATCAGGAGCTTTATCTGGATGAAGGCTGGCGGTCGATGAACCTCTACATACCAGACAGTTATCTGCAACAGCTTGTTGAAAATTATCCGCAGATTTATGATCAAAAATCAGAGCCAGAATCAATTTTTAGTCAGATTAATGAGTTGAAACTCAATGAAGTGATTAGCCAGTTGGCGCAACGAATGCTAGCTTACTTTACCGACGAGCAGGCACCGATTGAAGCGATTCTTGAACAATGTTTTCGGGAATTGTTTCTGGCCATTCTTGCCGAACCTGATAATCAATCATTGGTCGGGTATCTCGGCAAACTTGCTAAACGTACTAGTCCGTCGTTGTACATGATTATGGAGACGAATTTTATGTATAATCTATCGCTCCCTGAGTTTGCTCAACTGGCCCATCAAAGTTTGCCCAGCTTTAAGCGCGAGTTCAAACGGATGTTCAATATACCACCGGCTAAGTGGCTTCTGCAGAAACGGTTAGCACATGCTGGCATCTTGCTGAGAACCACAGAGAAAAGTATTAGTGATATCGTGCAGGAGAGTGGTTTCGAGAGTGGGTCGCACTTTTGTCGCGTGTTTAAGAATCAGTTTGGCGAATCACCATTGCAATACCGTAAGCAATTGAGCTTTAGGTAG
- a CDS encoding response regulator transcription factor has product MKLLLIDSEVSQADWIRRRLEIENNQVMVSPDWHTGWMMAHQSHYDIVLLAMNLQDSVQLSSFYLWAVETHDVPLLLIISPDTPANKAWVLESGADDCVGNSVDIRELMARLYALYRRKAGHFTTRSELSIDDLNVNLSEKSVFRAGKRINLLPREYYLLVFLMENKGRVISKKEILETVWNAADAIRPNTVEVYINYLRNKIDRPSTTKLIHTVVGMGYVIRIPDDV; this is encoded by the coding sequence ATGAAACTTTTACTTATCGATAGCGAAGTATCCCAGGCCGACTGGATACGTCGGCGGCTGGAAATTGAGAACAATCAGGTTATGGTTAGCCCAGACTGGCATACGGGCTGGATGATGGCTCACCAGTCTCATTATGACATCGTACTGTTGGCCATGAACCTCCAGGACAGTGTCCAGTTAAGTTCATTTTATTTATGGGCTGTCGAAACGCACGATGTGCCGCTATTATTAATTATTTCTCCTGATACACCCGCCAACAAAGCGTGGGTTCTGGAATCAGGAGCGGATGATTGTGTTGGAAATTCGGTAGATATTCGCGAATTGATGGCCCGGTTGTATGCGCTTTATCGGCGAAAAGCCGGGCACTTTACAACACGATCAGAGCTCAGCATTGACGATCTTAACGTTAATTTATCCGAGAAATCAGTATTCCGGGCTGGCAAACGCATTAATTTACTCCCTCGTGAATATTATCTGCTGGTATTTCTGATGGAAAATAAGGGGCGTGTTATTTCCAAAAAAGAAATTCTTGAAACGGTATGGAATGCCGCCGATGCGATTCGCCCGAATACAGTTGAGGTATATATCAATTATCTGCGGAACAAAATCGACCGACCGTCAACCACGAAGCTTATTCATACCGTAGTTGGTATGGGTTATGTAATCCGGATTCCGGACGACGTGTAG
- a CDS encoding GlsB/YeaQ/YmgE family stress response membrane protein has product MGILVSILVGAVAGWLADLVFKRFSFSLVVEILLGIAGGFVGGWIFGRAGGVVDQILTSFVGAVIILGIAALIKGSRRTV; this is encoded by the coding sequence ATGGGAATCTTAGTTTCAATCTTGGTAGGTGCGGTTGCCGGATGGCTCGCCGATCTTGTATTTAAGCGCTTTTCGTTTTCGCTCGTCGTTGAAATCCTGCTGGGTATTGCCGGTGGTTTCGTAGGGGGATGGATATTTGGTAGAGCTGGTGGTGTAGTAGATCAGATTCTAACATCATTCGTTGGTGCCGTCATCATTCTGGGTATTGCTGCTCTAATTAAAGGCTCACGCCGAACCGTATAA
- a CDS encoding UDP-glucuronic acid decarboxylase family protein, whose amino-acid sequence MKRVLITGGAGFLGSHLCDRFIKEGYHVIAMDNLITGDIRNIEHLFHLPNFEFYHHDVSKFIHVPGELDYILHFASPASPIDYLKIPIQTLKVGSLGIHNCLGLARVKGARVLIASTSEVYGDPTVHPQNEEYWGNVNPVGPRGVYDEAKRFQEAMTMAYHTYHGLETRIVRIFNTYGPRMRLNDGRVLPAFIGQALRGEDLTVFGDGSQTRSFCYVDDLVEGIYRLLLSDYPYPVNIGNPSEITIKEFGEEIIKLTGTTQKLVLKDLPKDDPKQRQPDITKAKAILDWEPKVSRAEGLRITYDYFKSLPEEELYKAAYHREFVKK is encoded by the coding sequence ATGAAGCGTGTTTTAATTACCGGCGGAGCCGGATTTTTAGGATCGCATTTGTGTGATCGGTTCATCAAGGAAGGCTATCATGTCATCGCGATGGACAACCTTATTACCGGCGACATTCGTAACATCGAACACCTGTTCCACCTGCCGAATTTTGAGTTCTACCACCACGATGTATCCAAATTCATTCACGTTCCCGGTGAGTTGGATTATATCCTGCATTTTGCTTCGCCAGCCAGCCCGATCGATTACCTCAAGATTCCGATTCAGACTCTGAAAGTAGGTTCACTGGGAATCCATAATTGCCTGGGCCTGGCGCGGGTAAAAGGGGCGCGTGTGCTGATCGCATCAACATCGGAAGTGTATGGAGATCCAACGGTTCACCCACAAAACGAAGAATATTGGGGCAATGTGAACCCGGTAGGGCCGCGTGGTGTGTACGACGAAGCGAAGCGATTCCAGGAGGCAATGACGATGGCCTACCATACCTATCATGGACTGGAGACGCGCATTGTCCGGATTTTCAATACTTACGGTCCACGGATGCGCCTGAACGACGGTCGGGTATTACCTGCTTTCATTGGTCAGGCACTCCGGGGTGAAGATCTAACCGTTTTCGGCGATGGTAGCCAGACGCGCTCGTTCTGTTACGTCGACGATCTGGTTGAAGGCATTTATCGTCTGTTGCTAAGTGACTATCCGTATCCGGTCAATATTGGTAATCCATCGGAAATCACTATTAAAGAGTTCGGCGAAGAGATTATTAAGCTTACCGGCACGACCCAGAAACTCGTATTAAAAGATTTGCCTAAGGACGACCCGAAACAACGTCAGCCTGATATTACCAAGGCAAAAGCAATTCTGGACTGGGAGCCTAAAGTGTCTCGCGCAGAAGGATTACGGATTACGTATGACTATTTCAAGAGTTTACCAGAAGAAGAACTGTACAAGGCGGCCTACCACCGTGAGTTCGTGAAGAAATAA
- a CDS encoding acyl-CoA dehydrogenase family protein gives MTNEIVENQELIAQSVRDLSERLIRPNVRQWDEEQHFPASLFKQLGDQGLMGMLVPTDYGGTGLGYREYVTAIVELSRVDGAVGLSMAAHNSLCTNHILLFGNENQKQTYLPRLATAEWIGAWGLTEPNTGSDAGNMRTTAIRQGDGWILNGAKNFITHGKSGNVAVVIARTGEPNKPHNATAFVVERDTPGFMGGRKEDKMGMRASETAEMLFQDCYIPDSQRLGAVGDGFIQSLKVLDGGRISIAALSLGIAYGAYDAALAYAKEREQFGQPIANFQGISFKLADMATDIEAAKLLTYQAADLKDAGKPVTKESAMAKLFASETAVRVANEAVQIFGGYGYTKDFPAEKFYRDAKLCTIGEGTSEIQKVVISRQILK, from the coding sequence ATGACTAACGAAATTGTAGAAAATCAAGAATTAATAGCCCAATCGGTTCGGGATTTGAGTGAACGTTTAATTCGCCCAAACGTGCGCCAATGGGATGAAGAGCAACATTTCCCCGCCAGCTTATTTAAACAGTTGGGCGATCAGGGCCTTATGGGAATGCTGGTACCCACAGACTATGGCGGTACGGGTTTAGGTTATCGCGAATATGTAACAGCTATTGTGGAGCTTTCCCGCGTAGATGGTGCCGTAGGGCTGTCTATGGCGGCCCATAATTCGTTGTGCACAAACCATATTTTATTATTCGGCAACGAAAATCAGAAACAAACATACCTTCCCCGGTTAGCAACTGCCGAGTGGATCGGCGCGTGGGGTCTGACGGAGCCCAATACAGGTTCTGATGCAGGGAATATGCGCACAACGGCTATTCGTCAGGGCGACGGCTGGATTCTGAATGGAGCCAAGAATTTTATAACGCATGGCAAAAGTGGAAACGTTGCGGTAGTGATCGCCCGAACGGGTGAACCAAACAAACCACACAATGCTACTGCGTTCGTCGTTGAACGGGATACGCCTGGTTTTATGGGCGGTCGAAAAGAAGATAAGATGGGAATGCGGGCTTCAGAAACAGCCGAAATGCTGTTTCAGGACTGTTACATTCCCGACAGTCAGCGGCTAGGCGCGGTAGGCGACGGCTTTATCCAGTCATTAAAGGTTCTGGATGGCGGTCGTATTTCAATTGCCGCATTAAGTTTGGGAATAGCCTATGGTGCCTACGATGCTGCTTTAGCCTATGCCAAAGAGCGGGAACAATTCGGGCAGCCCATTGCTAATTTTCAAGGTATCAGCTTTAAACTGGCCGATATGGCCACCGATATTGAAGCGGCAAAGTTATTGACCTATCAGGCTGCCGATTTGAAAGATGCCGGAAAACCCGTAACGAAAGAATCGGCGATGGCTAAACTTTTTGCTTCAGAAACCGCCGTTCGGGTGGCTAATGAAGCAGTCCAGATTTTTGGTGGTTATGGCTATACAAAGGATTTTCCGGCGGAGAAGTTTTACCGGGATGCCAAGCTTTGTACAATTGGAGAAGGAACGAGCGAAATCCAGAAAGTAGTCATTTCGCGACAGATACTTAAATAA